From a single Collimonas pratensis genomic region:
- a CDS encoding glycoside hydrolase family 6 protein: MPKMAIFAACVIFILALSDAYAGDAFYVNPDSSAAQWVRTHPDDPRAAKIQASIADVPAARWLTGTSQTTDKLSETVNHYVSAAHKVHKIPILVAYNLPGRDCSGGASAGGAANAADYRVWIDDFINGIGGKRAVIILEPDALADIDCLSPAKRSDRLGLFNYAVSGFKQRAPQADVYLDAGNAGWKSTGAMAGYLHAAGVKGARGFALNVSNFYTLDQSRVYGDAINAKLSSEYGYTKSMVVDTSRNGNGARPGDWCNPPGRKVGAPVQAVTENVLALWVRLPGNSDGASSSATDCHGGPAAGRFSPDLAIRLIEGR; encoded by the coding sequence ATGCCCAAGATGGCCATCTTCGCCGCCTGTGTCATCTTCATCCTGGCGCTGTCCGATGCCTACGCCGGCGATGCCTTCTACGTCAACCCTGATTCATCCGCAGCACAATGGGTAAGGACGCATCCCGACGATCCCCGCGCAGCAAAAATCCAGGCATCGATTGCGGACGTGCCGGCCGCCAGGTGGCTGACCGGAACCAGCCAGACGACCGACAAGCTTTCCGAGACAGTCAACCACTACGTTTCGGCCGCGCATAAGGTCCATAAAATCCCCATTCTCGTCGCCTATAATTTGCCCGGCCGTGACTGCAGCGGCGGCGCGTCTGCCGGAGGCGCGGCGAATGCGGCAGACTACCGGGTCTGGATAGACGATTTTATCAATGGCATTGGCGGCAAGCGCGCCGTCATCATCCTGGAACCGGATGCGTTGGCGGATATTGATTGTCTTAGTCCGGCAAAACGCAGCGACCGCCTGGGCTTGTTCAATTATGCGGTGTCAGGGTTCAAGCAACGTGCACCGCAAGCGGATGTTTACCTGGATGCCGGCAATGCGGGTTGGAAATCGACAGGCGCCATGGCCGGCTATCTGCATGCAGCAGGCGTGAAGGGCGCTCGGGGATTTGCCCTGAATGTCTCTAATTTTTATACGCTCGACCAGTCCCGTGTATATGGCGATGCGATCAATGCCAAATTATCTTCCGAGTACGGCTACACAAAATCCATGGTGGTCGATACCAGCCGGAACGGTAACGGCGCCCGGCCCGGCGACTGGTGCAATCCTCCCGGACGCAAGGTTGGCGCTCCGGTTCAGGCCGTCACGGAAAATGTGCTGGCGCTCTGGGTCAGGCTTCCAGGCAATTCGGACGGCGCGTCCTCATCCGCAACGGATTGTCATGGCGGCCCGGCGGCCGGCAGGTTCAGCCCCGATCTGGCGATTCGTCTGATTGAAGGTCGGTAA